In Tachysurus vachellii isolate PV-2020 chromosome 1, HZAU_Pvac_v1, whole genome shotgun sequence, a genomic segment contains:
- the chico gene encoding chico isoform X1, whose translation MMFPQARHSAASQSAQPLKFTTSDSCDRIKDEFQFLQAQYHSLKLECDKLATEKSEMQRHYIMYYEMSYGLNIEMHKQAEIVKRLNAICAQVLPYLSQEHQQQVLGAIERAKQVTPPEMNSIIRQQLQAHQLSQLQGLALPMTPLPLGLNPPTLPSSSSSSSTAPGLFSLSSILASHAHLAKEEKNARDAANSADSHRDDDGDKSD comes from the exons ATGATGTTTCCACAAGCCAGGCACTCG GCCGCATCTCAATCAGCACAACCGCTAAAGTTCACCACCTCGGACTCCTGCGACCGCATTAAAGACGAGTTCCAGTTTCTCCAAGCACAATATCACAG tctaaAGCTGGAGTGTGATAAACTGGCCACAGAGAAATCAGAGATGCAGCGTCACTACATCATG TACTACGAGATGTCATACGGGCTCAACATTGAGATGCACAAACAG gcTGAGATTGTAAAGAGGCTGAATGCCATATGTGCTCAGGTGCTGCCTTACCTGTCCCAAGAG catcAACAGCAGGTCCTGGGAGCGATTGAGAGAGCTAAGCAGGTCACTCCACCAGAGATGAACTCAATAATTCGG CAGCAGCTCCAGGCCCACCAGCTCTCTCAGCTGCAGGGTTTGGCTCTGCCTATGACCCCTTTGCCCCTGGGCTTGAACCCCCCGACCCTGCCTTCCTCGTCCTCCTCATCTTCCACCGCTCCGggtctcttctctctctccagcatCCTGGCGTCACACGCTCACCTCGCCAAGGAAGAGAAGAACGCCCGTGATGCCGCGAACAGCGCTGACTCGCACCGCGACGACGACGGAGACAAATCCGACTAA
- the chico gene encoding chico isoform X2, which produces MMFPQARHSAASQSAQPLKFTTSDSCDRIKDEFQFLQAQYHSLKLECDKLATEKSEMQRHYIMYYEMSYGLNIEMHKQAEIVKRLNAICAQVLPYLSQEHQQQVLGAIERAKQVTPPEMNSIIRQLQAHQLSQLQGLALPMTPLPLGLNPPTLPSSSSSSSTAPGLFSLSSILASHAHLAKEEKNARDAANSADSHRDDDGDKSD; this is translated from the exons ATGATGTTTCCACAAGCCAGGCACTCG GCCGCATCTCAATCAGCACAACCGCTAAAGTTCACCACCTCGGACTCCTGCGACCGCATTAAAGACGAGTTCCAGTTTCTCCAAGCACAATATCACAG tctaaAGCTGGAGTGTGATAAACTGGCCACAGAGAAATCAGAGATGCAGCGTCACTACATCATG TACTACGAGATGTCATACGGGCTCAACATTGAGATGCACAAACAG gcTGAGATTGTAAAGAGGCTGAATGCCATATGTGCTCAGGTGCTGCCTTACCTGTCCCAAGAG catcAACAGCAGGTCCTGGGAGCGATTGAGAGAGCTAAGCAGGTCACTCCACCAGAGATGAACTCAATAATTCGG CAGCTCCAGGCCCACCAGCTCTCTCAGCTGCAGGGTTTGGCTCTGCCTATGACCCCTTTGCCCCTGGGCTTGAACCCCCCGACCCTGCCTTCCTCGTCCTCCTCATCTTCCACCGCTCCGggtctcttctctctctccagcatCCTGGCGTCACACGCTCACCTCGCCAAGGAAGAGAAGAACGCCCGTGATGCCGCGAACAGCGCTGACTCGCACCGCGACGACGACGGAGACAAATCCGACTAA